A window of the Mucilaginibacter sp. cycad4 genome harbors these coding sequences:
- a CDS encoding porin family protein codes for MKKLLFLAICLFTVGTVSAQGYYYGPRHRRPPRRVVERSQPQRRYDDFYTPKVGLAVGLNVSNTVDAYNSNYSSSSLAGWHAGLTFDVPIIYPLSFAPEVLFSQKGYEVNDRDGKFTQRTNYIDVPLLAKFRVVRGFNLLVGPQLTFLTSTKNTYESGLGTSVDHIDNDADHSYVAGVVGVSFDINRNVEIRGRYNIDLGENRPYADQDLPNYRNQVWQIGLGFKFQ; via the coding sequence ATGAAAAAATTACTTTTTTTGGCGATATGCCTGTTTACCGTTGGTACAGTTAGCGCGCAGGGATATTATTATGGTCCGCGCCACCGCCGCCCGCCCCGCCGGGTTGTTGAAAGGTCCCAGCCCCAACGCCGTTATGATGATTTTTACACCCCCAAAGTTGGGTTGGCAGTAGGTTTAAACGTTTCAAACACGGTTGATGCTTATAACAGCAATTACAGTTCAAGTTCACTTGCCGGGTGGCATGCGGGTTTAACCTTTGATGTACCTATTATCTACCCGCTATCATTTGCTCCCGAAGTATTGTTTTCGCAAAAAGGATATGAGGTAAATGACCGGGACGGGAAATTTACACAGCGCACCAATTATATCGATGTGCCTTTGCTGGCTAAATTTAGGGTGGTACGGGGCTTTAATCTGCTGGTTGGTCCGCAGCTTACCTTTTTAACGTCAACAAAAAACACTTACGAAAGTGGCTTGGGCACCAGTGTTGATCATATCGACAATGATGCCGATCATAGCTACGTAGCGGGTGTAGTAGGCGTAAGCTTTGACATTAACCGAAATGTAGAGATTCGCGGCCGTTATAATATCGACCTTGGTGAAAACCGTCCTTATGCCGATCAGGACCTGCCTAACTATCGTAACCAGGTTTGGCAAATTGGTTTAGGGTTTAAATTTCAGTAA
- a CDS encoding RNA methyltransferase yields the protein MCIFEMYMNEHNFPPHFIASLSAENGFDEENFVKAHQFEDAPTSIRVNPFKPSALKITQNVPWCANGYYLESRPSFTFDPLFHAGCYYVQEASSMFIDHIFKTINQNNDDAIKVLDLCAAPGGKSTLLNSALQPADLLVANEIIKTRVPILTDNLNRWGTANTIVTNNDPKDFSRLKSFFDIILVDAPCSGSGMFRKDPDAMNEWSEGNVNLCHQRQERILADIYPALKEDGYLIYSTCSYSHQENEDILDWLCTEFELESVRIAIDKDWGIVETQSPEKKAWGYRFYPGKVKGEGLFASCLRKKENSGDLASFKNNAQQKLPGKELDQVRSYINNPDDFYYFKVNDNWMAINRTHKESLNILQRHLYIKKSGVIIGKLAGKDLIPDHELALSLIVNKAAVLETSLDKDQAIQYLRRDNIELTTTDKGWTLMTYEGHPLGWAKLLPNRINNYYPKEIRILSTHPPREW from the coding sequence ATGTGTATATTTGAAATGTATATGAATGAGCATAATTTCCCTCCGCATTTCATCGCATCATTGAGCGCGGAAAACGGTTTCGACGAAGAAAATTTTGTAAAAGCGCACCAGTTTGAGGATGCTCCAACCTCGATAAGGGTTAATCCTTTTAAACCATCTGCCTTAAAAATCACACAAAATGTACCCTGGTGCGCCAACGGATATTACCTTGAAAGCCGCCCGTCGTTCACATTCGATCCTCTTTTTCATGCCGGCTGCTACTATGTACAGGAAGCGTCATCAATGTTTATTGATCATATTTTTAAAACAATCAACCAAAATAATGATGATGCGATAAAAGTACTTGACCTTTGCGCGGCCCCCGGAGGTAAAAGCACCCTGCTTAATTCGGCCCTACAGCCTGCCGATTTGTTAGTGGCAAACGAGATCATTAAAACCCGTGTACCTATATTAACAGATAATTTGAACCGGTGGGGTACTGCGAATACCATTGTCACCAATAATGATCCTAAAGATTTCAGCAGGTTGAAAAGCTTTTTTGATATCATACTCGTTGATGCCCCCTGCTCGGGCTCGGGCATGTTCCGAAAAGATCCGGATGCGATGAACGAATGGTCGGAAGGGAACGTGAACCTTTGCCATCAGCGACAGGAACGCATACTTGCCGATATTTACCCGGCCTTAAAAGAGGACGGCTACCTTATATATAGTACCTGCTCGTACTCACATCAGGAAAACGAGGACATCCTGGACTGGCTTTGCACCGAGTTTGAGCTGGAAAGCGTTCGCATAGCTATTGATAAAGACTGGGGAATTGTAGAAACACAATCGCCGGAGAAAAAAGCCTGGGGGTACCGTTTTTATCCGGGCAAAGTAAAAGGCGAGGGCTTATTTGCCTCCTGTCTGCGTAAAAAAGAAAACAGCGGCGATCTGGCATCCTTTAAAAACAACGCCCAGCAAAAACTGCCGGGTAAGGAGCTTGACCAGGTACGCTCATATATTAATAATCCCGACGATTTTTATTATTTTAAGGTAAATGACAACTGGATGGCTATTAACCGCACACATAAAGAAAGCCTTAATATATTACAGCGCCATCTTTATATTAAAAAATCGGGGGTAATTATCGGTAAGCTTGCCGGTAAGGACCTAATCCCCGATCACGAACTGGCACTAAGCCTAATTGTTAATAAAGCTGCTGTTTTGGAAACTTCATTAGATAAAGACCAGGCTATCCAATACCTGCGCCGGGATAATATAGAACTGACCACAACAGATAAGGGCTGGACACTCATGACCTATGAAGGGCATCCGCTTGGCTGGGCCAAACTATTGCCAAACCGCATCAATAATTATTATCCTAAAGAAATAAGGATCCTATCGACGCATCCTCCAAGGGAATGGTAA
- a CDS encoding M28 family peptidase: protein MKHIVPFLLLILILPATAQTIIKQDAGIKQMVDEVSAKNIEATIRKLVSFKSRHTLSETTSKTTGSGAARNWIKAEMEKYAAESSGRMTVQFDTFTQPKGTRIDKPIKLKNVLAILKGTDPNDTRVYLVSGHYDSRINDVMDANGVEPGANDDASGTALSMELARVMAKKSFPATIIFMAVVGEEQGLYGSANVAKRAKAENWNVDAMLNNDIVGNTYGMETDLKDNRSVRVFSDGVPTAATDKQVAALKSLGGENDSPSRGLARYTKEIGERYVDQLDVKLIYRRDRYLRGGDHLPFLEQGFTAVRFTEMNENFNRQHQNIRTENGIEYGDLPDFVDFNYVQKVARMNLSVLANLALAPAEPQNVSLITSDLTNKTKLKWEVPAAGKKPAGYYVLMRETISPYWEKKFYVTDTTATLNYSKDNYFFAVQSVDEQGHESLPVFPKPVR from the coding sequence ATGAAACACATCGTCCCATTCCTCCTCCTCATCCTAATCTTGCCGGCTACCGCCCAAACTATTATTAAACAGGACGCCGGTATTAAACAAATGGTTGATGAGGTATCGGCCAAAAACATTGAGGCTACCATTCGCAAACTGGTTAGCTTTAAAAGCAGGCATACGCTGAGTGAGACCACAAGTAAAACCACAGGCAGCGGGGCGGCGCGTAACTGGATCAAAGCCGAAATGGAGAAATATGCAGCGGAATCAAGCGGCAGGATGACTGTTCAATTTGATACGTTTACCCAGCCCAAGGGCACACGGATTGATAAACCTATCAAACTAAAAAATGTATTGGCAATATTAAAAGGTACTGATCCGAATGATACCCGGGTATACCTGGTTTCGGGCCATTACGATTCGCGGATCAATGATGTGATGGATGCCAACGGGGTTGAACCCGGCGCCAATGATGATGCCTCGGGTACCGCACTTTCAATGGAGCTGGCCAGGGTGATGGCTAAAAAATCATTCCCGGCTACTATCATTTTCATGGCTGTAGTTGGTGAAGAACAGGGTTTGTACGGATCTGCCAACGTGGCCAAACGGGCCAAAGCCGAAAACTGGAATGTGGATGCCATGCTGAATAATGATATCGTTGGCAATACCTACGGCATGGAAACCGACCTGAAGGATAACCGCAGTGTAAGGGTTTTCAGCGATGGGGTACCTACTGCCGCCACGGACAAACAGGTAGCAGCACTAAAATCATTAGGGGGAGAAAATGATAGTCCATCGAGGGGGTTGGCGCGGTATACCAAAGAAATTGGAGAGCGATACGTTGACCAACTGGATGTGAAGCTTATTTACCGGCGCGACCGATACCTGCGAGGCGGTGATCACCTGCCATTTTTGGAACAAGGCTTTACCGCTGTACGGTTTACCGAAATGAATGAAAACTTCAACCGCCAGCACCAGAACATCCGCACCGAAAACGGCATTGAATATGGCGACCTGCCCGATTTTGTCGATTTTAACTATGTGCAAAAAGTAGCGCGTATGAACCTTTCGGTATTGGCCAATCTTGCCTTGGCTCCGGCCGAACCACAAAATGTAAGCCTCATCACCAGCGATCTCACCAATAAAACCAAACTGAAATGGGAAGTACCTGCCGCGGGTAAAAAACCTGCTGGTTATTATGTGCTGATGCGTGAAACCATCAGCCCTTATTGGGAAAAGAAATTTTATGTTACCGATACTACGGCTACGCTAAATTATTCAAAAGATAATTATTTCTTCGCAGTACAGTCGGTTGACGAGCAAGGGCATGAGAGTTTACCGGTGTTTCCGAAGCCGGTAAGGTAG
- a CDS encoding ABC transporter permease, translating into MKGFILSFRSEFYKSRKTLGFWASVMLPLFIGVLLFVGFYTKSEKLVSMPPMMLWLQFAGAILGIMGSLILPMYIIFIAYSVNSIEHRADTWKTLFNLPIPRWSVYAAKFFYAVFLVFVCLALFVLFTIGFGNLLSIVKPELRFDDFHMEKELAQIYFKLFLSSLGILSIQFLLSLFWADFLKPMGIGFVCTIAGVVAATKGWEYSYLFPYAHPMAAISSMLKNNHGDPSNRLQIDVFTKDVFVSMAIAVVVFVAGYFIVQRKSVK; encoded by the coding sequence ATGAAAGGATTTATACTGTCATTCCGTTCGGAGTTTTACAAAAGCCGTAAAACGCTTGGTTTCTGGGCTTCTGTCATGTTGCCTTTATTTATAGGTGTTTTGCTGTTCGTGGGGTTTTATACCAAGAGCGAAAAGTTGGTGTCAATGCCGCCAATGATGCTTTGGCTGCAGTTTGCTGGTGCCATTTTGGGTATCATGGGCTCGCTGATATTGCCGATGTACATTATTTTTATTGCTTATTCGGTAAACAGCATCGAACACCGGGCTGATACCTGGAAAACATTGTTTAACCTGCCAATCCCGCGCTGGTCGGTTTATGCAGCTAAATTTTTTTATGCGGTATTCCTTGTATTTGTTTGCCTTGCATTGTTTGTACTGTTTACCATTGGTTTCGGCAATTTACTAAGCATAGTAAAACCAGAGTTACGGTTCGACGATTTCCACATGGAGAAAGAACTGGCACAGATCTATTTTAAGCTGTTCCTATCGTCATTGGGCATTCTCTCTATCCAGTTTTTACTCAGCCTTTTTTGGGCCGATTTCTTAAAGCCGATGGGGATAGGCTTTGTATGTACTATAGCCGGAGTTGTGGCAGCCACAAAAGGTTGGGAATATAGTTACTTATTTCCATATGCTCATCCCATGGCTGCTATCAGCAGCATGTTAAAAAATAATCATGGCGATCCCTCTAACAGGTTACAGATAGATGTTTTTACCAAAGATGTATTTGTAAGTATGGCTATTGCAGTTGTAGTATTTGTGGCAGGATATTTTATCGTACAGCGTAAGAGTGTAAAGTAG
- a CDS encoding glycoside hydrolase family 3 N-terminal domain-containing protein, translated as MQASKTRIFYPLIIIFTFFTADVFAQKESYIQLLGKQNRWVDSVYHKMSRKQRIAQLLFVRAHTNKGKAYEDSVGQVIKEQQLGGVVFFQGGPVRQANLINKYQKLAKVPLIITMDGEWGLGMRLDSTISYPYQMTLGAIQDNNLIYKMGQQVAYDFKRLGMQMNLGPDMDVNNNPNNPVINYRSFGDNMYNVAKKGIAYFKGMQDAGLLTSAKHFPGHGDTNVDSHFDLPLLPYSRGRLDSLEMYPFREAINAGISGVMIAHMSIPSLDNTPKLPSTLSRPIITGILKDSLKFKGLVISDAMEMKGVTKYFPNGEADVRAFIAGNDIIELSENSDRAIGLIRKAVRHGSVSAVEFETRIKKILAAKYWAGLNQYKPTSTVNLSQDINSDAAKALVQQLSDAAVTQLRNNNAKLNPFLKTAIVSIGVSSPTVFQMEVVKSFPNSRIFIVNKDAPALEVTNILNWLKQYQQIIVGIHDTRLRPQSKLDYSSDVKLMITDLASRKNTAFSVFANAYTIAGLPGLEKAGSLMVCYQMSPELQQSAAKVLSGRLKPTGKLPVSVNAFFPTGTGL; from the coding sequence ATGCAAGCTTCTAAAACCCGCATTTTTTATCCGCTAATTATCATCTTCACATTTTTTACCGCCGATGTTTTTGCACAAAAAGAGAGTTACATCCAGCTGTTAGGTAAACAAAACCGCTGGGTCGACTCGGTGTATCATAAAATGAGCCGCAAGCAGCGGATTGCACAATTACTATTTGTTCGGGCACATACCAATAAAGGGAAAGCCTATGAGGATTCGGTTGGACAGGTAATTAAAGAGCAGCAATTGGGGGGCGTTGTATTTTTTCAGGGCGGACCAGTGCGCCAGGCCAATCTTATTAATAAGTATCAAAAATTGGCCAAAGTACCTTTAATTATAACAATGGACGGTGAATGGGGTTTGGGTATGCGCCTCGACTCTACTATATCCTATCCTTATCAAATGACCCTTGGCGCCATACAGGATAATAACCTGATATACAAAATGGGACAACAGGTGGCTTATGATTTTAAGCGACTGGGCATGCAGATGAACCTTGGGCCGGATATGGATGTGAACAACAACCCTAACAATCCAGTCATCAATTACCGCTCTTTTGGCGATAACATGTATAACGTGGCCAAAAAAGGTATTGCTTATTTTAAAGGGATGCAGGATGCAGGCCTACTCACTTCGGCCAAGCATTTTCCGGGACATGGCGATACCAATGTTGATTCGCATTTTGATTTGCCGCTGCTGCCTTATAGTCGGGGCCGGTTAGACTCATTAGAGATGTACCCGTTCCGGGAGGCTATCAATGCTGGTATCAGCGGCGTAATGATCGCTCATATGAGTATTCCTTCGTTAGATAATACGCCTAAACTCCCCTCAACCCTCTCCCGCCCTATTATTACCGGTATTTTAAAAGATTCGCTGAAGTTTAAAGGCCTGGTGATTTCAGACGCCATGGAAATGAAAGGGGTAACCAAATATTTCCCCAACGGCGAGGCCGATGTAAGGGCATTTATCGCAGGCAACGATATCATTGAATTATCTGAAAACTCCGACCGGGCCATCGGCTTGATCCGTAAGGCTGTTAGGCACGGCAGCGTTAGTGCTGTTGAGTTTGAAACGCGGATCAAAAAGATTTTGGCTGCCAAATACTGGGCAGGGCTTAATCAATATAAACCAACATCGACCGTTAACTTAAGCCAGGATATTAACAGCGACGCCGCCAAAGCACTGGTACAACAACTAAGCGATGCCGCCGTTACACAATTGAGGAACAATAACGCAAAGCTTAATCCATTTTTAAAAACAGCCATAGTGAGTATAGGCGTAAGCTCACCAACGGTTTTCCAGATGGAGGTTGTAAAAAGCTTCCCGAACAGCCGCATATTTATAGTTAATAAAGATGCACCGGCCCTTGAAGTTACCAATATCCTTAACTGGCTTAAACAGTATCAGCAAATAATTGTGGGCATACATGATACCCGGCTGCGCCCCCAAAGCAAGCTTGATTACAGCAGCGATGTAAAACTGATGATTACCGACCTGGCATCGCGAAAAAACACAGCGTTCAGTGTGTTTGCCAACGCTTATACCATAGCGGGCCTGCCGGGGCTTGAAAAAGCAGGGAGCCTGATGGTTTGTTACCAGATGTCGCCCGAGTTACAACAGTCGGCAGCGAAAGTGCTTAGTGGTAGGTTAAAGCCTACGGGTAAATTGCCGGTTAGTGTGAATGCGTTTTTCCCTACAGGGACGGGGTTATAG
- a CDS encoding ATP-dependent DNA helicase: MQPTFNKYNAKFQEALAGLNPEQLAAVNKMDGPVLVVAGPGTGKTQILAARIGKILTDTDALPSEILCLTYTDAGAVAMRKRLFEFIGPDAYRINIYTFHAFCNEIIQENLEYFGKLNLESLSDLESAMLFRELVDEFPNDHLLKRFTGDIYYDVPRLKSLFSTMKRENWNAEMIEQAVNDYLEDLPNREEFIYKRANAKAGIKIGDPKQKDIDAAHDVMKKLLAAVGEYQNYTEKMKARGRYDYDDMIIWVLRAFRDNEEILRRYQERYQYILVDEFQDTSGSQNELLRFLLNYWDTPNVFVVGDDDQSIFKFQGANMKNILDFANDYVDTLYTVVLKHNYRSSQQILDISKALIDNNFERLTSQLNLDKALKSSHPRFNNLLVEPVIREYENPDKELVDVSLQIKQLVFDGVPPGEIAVIYRNHNQVEEMIKFLDVQKIQVNSKRKIDVLTQPFGEKIINILRYLAMELDSPYSGDELLFEIMHYDFFNIPPIEIAKASVAVFKENFGTLAYNQPKTSIRRYVSEMRPPKQADLFNPDQQQEMRYLVSNVDYLLKEAVSVTLQQLFQSVIAKMGILKYIMQQQDKGSYMQMLTSFFDFLKDESRKKPDISLDDLISTIEMMKKHQIRLELNQSIFSENGVNFLTAHGSKGLEFEYVFFIGCDKRTWDSKGRNSGFSYPDTLTRSAADEIAQKEEARRLFYVAVTRAKQHLMISYAAKDRKDKDQEASQFIGEILASTNMQVQYPKVDAMDMIEFQATQFSEAEKPKVELLDKNYINQLLQNYTLSVTHLSSYLDCPLRFYFQCLIRVPSGKSPAATFGQAVHWALNKTYRQLKDNDNEFLSTESFMREFRWYMARNRDSFTKDEFKLRSAYGEKILPPYYEQNVPHWNKIAVTERPIKNIEVHGVPIKGNLDKIEFDGKQATVVDYKTGKVKNAKEKLMRPTNDLPNGGDYWRQAVFYKILVDHDRSNDWEVVSTVFDFVEPVADNEYYREKFVITPDDMETVTGQITETYAKIMAHDFSTGCGKKECNWCHFVKSNFKQADEILGIVADEEGE, translated from the coding sequence ATGCAACCTACATTCAATAAATATAACGCCAAATTCCAGGAAGCTTTAGCCGGTTTAAACCCTGAGCAGTTGGCCGCGGTTAATAAAATGGATGGCCCTGTGCTCGTTGTGGCCGGTCCCGGTACAGGCAAAACCCAGATCCTGGCTGCCCGCATAGGCAAGATCCTGACCGATACCGATGCCCTGCCAAGCGAGATCCTGTGCTTAACGTATACCGATGCCGGCGCTGTAGCCATGCGCAAACGCCTTTTTGAATTTATCGGTCCTGATGCTTACCGGATTAATATATATACGTTCCACGCTTTTTGTAACGAAATCATCCAGGAAAATCTGGAGTATTTCGGAAAACTGAACCTGGAATCGCTTTCCGACCTGGAATCGGCCATGCTGTTCCGTGAGCTGGTTGATGAGTTCCCGAACGATCACCTGCTTAAGCGCTTTACCGGCGATATTTATTACGACGTTCCCCGGCTTAAAAGCTTGTTCAGCACTATGAAGCGGGAAAACTGGAATGCCGAAATGATTGAGCAGGCCGTAAATGATTATCTCGAAGATTTACCTAATCGCGAGGAGTTTATTTATAAACGGGCTAATGCCAAAGCAGGCATCAAGATTGGTGACCCCAAGCAAAAAGATATCGACGCCGCGCACGATGTGATGAAAAAACTGCTGGCTGCTGTTGGAGAGTACCAAAACTATACAGAAAAAATGAAAGCGCGCGGCCGTTATGATTATGACGACATGATCATTTGGGTGCTGCGCGCGTTCCGCGATAATGAGGAGATCCTGCGCCGCTACCAGGAGCGTTATCAATATATTTTGGTTGATGAGTTCCAGGATACCAGCGGATCGCAAAACGAGTTACTCCGTTTCCTGCTTAATTATTGGGATACCCCGAACGTTTTTGTGGTAGGCGATGATGATCAGTCGATCTTCAAATTTCAGGGGGCCAACATGAAAAACATCCTTGATTTTGCCAATGACTATGTAGATACACTATACACCGTAGTGCTAAAACATAACTATCGCTCCAGTCAGCAGATCCTCGATATTTCAAAAGCGCTTATCGACAATAATTTTGAGCGATTGACCAGTCAGCTTAATTTAGATAAAGCTTTAAAATCGTCACATCCACGTTTTAATAACCTGTTGGTCGAGCCGGTGATCCGCGAATACGAAAACCCGGATAAAGAGCTGGTTGATGTATCGCTGCAAATAAAACAGTTAGTGTTTGATGGCGTACCTCCGGGCGAAATAGCGGTAATCTATCGCAACCACAACCAGGTTGAAGAAATGATCAAATTTCTGGATGTGCAAAAGATCCAGGTAAATAGCAAACGTAAAATTGATGTACTCACCCAACCTTTTGGCGAAAAGATCATCAACATACTGCGCTACCTTGCCATGGAGCTTGACTCGCCATACAGCGGGGATGAATTGCTGTTCGAGATCATGCACTATGATTTCTTTAACATCCCCCCTATTGAAATTGCCAAAGCAAGCGTGGCGGTATTTAAGGAAAACTTTGGCACCCTGGCCTACAATCAGCCTAAAACTTCTATCCGCCGTTACGTAAGCGAGATGAGGCCACCCAAGCAAGCAGATCTTTTTAACCCCGATCAGCAGCAGGAAATGCGGTACCTCGTTAGCAATGTTGACTACCTGCTTAAAGAAGCAGTAAGCGTTACGCTGCAGCAGCTTTTCCAAAGTGTGATAGCTAAAATGGGTATCCTGAAATACATTATGCAACAACAGGATAAAGGCAGTTACATGCAAATGCTCACCAGCTTTTTTGATTTTCTGAAAGATGAAAGTCGTAAAAAGCCTGATATCAGCCTGGATGACCTTATCTCGACTATCGAGATGATGAAGAAGCACCAGATCCGCCTGGAGCTTAACCAAAGTATTTTTTCGGAAAACGGCGTCAACTTCCTTACCGCGCACGGCTCAAAAGGGCTTGAGTTTGAATATGTGTTTTTTATTGGCTGCGACAAACGTACCTGGGACAGCAAGGGCCGGAACAGCGGTTTCAGCTATCCCGACACACTTACCCGCTCCGCCGCTGATGAAATAGCGCAGAAGGAGGAAGCCCGTCGCCTGTTTTATGTGGCAGTAACACGCGCCAAGCAGCACTTGATGATCTCATACGCCGCTAAAGACAGGAAGGACAAAGATCAGGAGGCAAGCCAGTTTATAGGCGAGATATTAGCCAGCACCAATATGCAGGTACAATACCCTAAAGTGGACGCTATGGATATGATCGAGTTCCAGGCAACCCAATTCAGCGAAGCCGAAAAACCAAAGGTAGAACTGCTGGATAAAAACTATATTAACCAGCTGCTGCAAAACTATACATTATCGGTAACCCACCTGAGCAGTTACCTGGATTGCCCGCTGCGCTTTTATTTTCAGTGTTTGATCAGGGTGCCATCGGGTAAAAGTCCGGCGGCAACTTTTGGACAGGCGGTACACTGGGCACTTAACAAAACTTACAGGCAGTTGAAGGATAATGACAATGAGTTTTTGAGTACGGAAAGTTTCATGCGCGAGTTTAGGTGGTACATGGCCCGCAATCGCGATTCTTTTACTAAAGATGAGTTTAAACTGCGCTCGGCCTATGGAGAAAAGATCCTGCCGCCATACTATGAACAAAATGTACCGCACTGGAACAAAATAGCGGTAACCGAGCGCCCTATCAAAAATATTGAAGTACACGGCGTACCCATTAAAGGCAACCTGGATAAAATTGAATTTGACGGTAAGCAAGCCACAGTTGTGGATTACAAAACGGGTAAAGTAAAAAATGCCAAAGAAAAATTGATGCGCCCAACCAATGATTTGCCCAATGGAGGTGATTACTGGCGCCAGGCAGTTTTTTACAAAATCCTTGTTGATCATGACCGCAGCAACGACTGGGAAGTTGTAAGCACCGTATTTGATTTTGTTGAACCCGTAGCCGATAACGAATATTACCGCGAAAAATTTGTGATAACACCCGATGACATGGAAACCGTAACCGGCCAGATCACCGAAACCTACGCCAAAATCATGGCACACGATTTCAGCACCGGCTGCGGCAAAAAGGAATGCAACTGGTGTCATTTTGTAAAAAGCAATTTTAAACAGGCCGATGAGATTTTAGGAATTGTTGCGGATGAGGAAGGGGAATAA
- a CDS encoding rhomboid family intramembrane serine protease: MAFSFTPSFHKETDLDGLDQKRYLVIALETARHLQWKIIYTGKNGFIAMAGGGFLTPIQEFRLIIKEGAASITSKNADGKLNDWAELNQENVDTFIETFNQFKTSVTDDQVEEILAELAPIFESAEDDLLNAPLPSTKQNLLKFLGFFIPQKGYIITPLIIYINAAIFILMMICGVSFFEPSIKDLLSWGADYGPLTLNHEWWRLISSTFLHNGIFHLAMNMYALIYIGILLEPVLGNLKFAVAYILSGLVASLASVSFHGYAVGVGASGAIFGMYGVFLSLLTTNVIDKSVRKQLLVSIALFVGFNLLYGTKSGIDNAAHIGGLLSGFAIGYLYYPSITQPDKKGTELIVIMLIAVVTLGGSIVAYRMIPNVVGIYETKMKDFAIKESMALEVMSMPKDTSKELLLSELKDRGLYYWQENISLLNAVDSLPLPDVYKERDATLKRYCELRIKSYNLYYKQIEGKQAVSQSTIDSLNKEITDIIDGLNQSSK, from the coding sequence ATGGCATTCAGCTTTACTCCTTCTTTCCACAAAGAAACTGATCTCGATGGCCTGGATCAAAAACGCTATCTCGTTATAGCACTTGAAACCGCACGGCATCTTCAATGGAAGATCATCTATACCGGCAAAAACGGTTTCATAGCGATGGCAGGAGGAGGCTTCCTAACCCCAATTCAGGAGTTTCGCCTTATTATTAAGGAGGGCGCCGCATCGATAACCAGTAAGAATGCGGATGGAAAACTCAATGACTGGGCCGAATTAAATCAAGAAAATGTAGATACTTTTATTGAAACGTTCAACCAGTTCAAAACATCTGTAACAGATGATCAGGTGGAAGAAATACTGGCCGAACTTGCTCCCATATTTGAATCGGCAGAAGATGATCTCCTAAATGCCCCTTTGCCATCAACTAAACAAAACCTTTTAAAGTTCCTTGGCTTTTTTATTCCTCAAAAAGGATATATCATAACTCCTTTGATTATTTATATCAATGCAGCCATATTCATTCTTATGATGATATGCGGAGTATCTTTTTTTGAACCCTCTATAAAAGATCTGTTGAGCTGGGGTGCCGACTACGGGCCTCTAACTTTAAACCATGAATGGTGGCGTTTAATCAGCAGTACGTTTCTTCACAACGGGATTTTTCATCTCGCCATGAATATGTATGCATTAATATACATCGGCATTTTGCTTGAGCCGGTGCTTGGAAATCTAAAATTTGCCGTTGCATACATTCTCAGTGGATTAGTTGCAAGTTTGGCAAGTGTTTCGTTCCATGGTTATGCGGTTGGTGTGGGTGCATCAGGCGCAATCTTTGGCATGTACGGGGTCTTTCTTTCTTTGCTCACTACCAATGTAATTGATAAATCTGTACGTAAGCAGCTTTTGGTAAGTATAGCGTTATTTGTAGGATTTAACCTGTTGTACGGTACCAAATCAGGCATTGATAATGCGGCACATATAGGAGGCCTGCTCAGCGGGTTTGCTATCGGCTATCTGTATTATCCAAGCATTACCCAGCCGGATAAAAAAGGGACAGAATTAATAGTTATCATGCTTATTGCTGTTGTTACGTTAGGCGGAAGCATTGTAGCTTACCGCATGATCCCTAATGTAGTTGGCATTTACGAAACCAAAATGAAAGATTTCGCTATAAAAGAATCAATGGCCTTAGAAGTAATGAGTATGCCTAAAGATACGAGCAAAGAGCTTTTACTCTCTGAGCTTAAAGACCGTGGACTATATTATTGGCAAGAAAACATCAGTCTTCTCAATGCCGTCGACTCGCTCCCGCTTCCTGATGTGTATAAAGAACGGGATGCCACATTAAAACGATACTGCGAATTGCGGATTAAAAGCTATAATCTTTATTATAAGCAGATTGAAGGAAAGCAAGCTGTTTCACAAAGCACTATTGATTCGCTTAATAAAGAGATAACTGATATTATTGACGGCCTTAACCAGAGTTCGAAATAA